The following DNA comes from Cytophagia bacterium CHB2.
TTCCTCGCCGTGCAATTGAATATGCGTGAGTGCGGCGACTTCCGCGGTGAGATGCAACGTTTCCGGATCGGGATTCACGAAGACGCCCACGCGCGCCACATGCGACGGCAGTTGTTCGCCGATGCGCTGCGCCGCTTCGGCATCCATGCAGC
Coding sequences within:
- a CDS encoding phosphoribosylanthranilate isomerase, encoding MMRSIMNILPVKICGITRMEDALLAVELGAAAVGFVFYPKSSRCMDAEAAQRIGEQLPSHVARVGVFVNPDPETLHLTAEVAALTHIQLHGEE